Genomic segment of Methanolobus mangrovi:
GGCTGGATACCATGCAATAAGACAACCCTCCAGTATCGAGGACCTGCGGGCAACCACGATGACGTTTACATCCTCGGGGATAACGGACCGGCAGATATACTGAAAACCGGAATAGGAGCACATTATCAGGCTCTCGTAGTTAGCCAGAACCTCATCAATGAGATATATGGCAATAAGATCAAAGTACCATACGAAGGAGAAACCGGCTGCCCCATAATAACAGAGATGGAAACCCCTGTTTCAGCAGGAGAAGCATACATAGCCACATGGAATTACGGAGTCATGCCAGCACCATTCAAGCCAACTAAAATGGGATGGTACATGTATCGTATGTATTACTACCTGCACTGGGACATGAGTGTAAAAGGGTTGTTCTAAGGAGTGATGGACATGGATAATGAAAATACACCAACAAGTATTCCCGTGGGACCTGAAGATATGGAAGCTTTTCTTGATCTGGTAAGAACTGCCAGGATCATGCAGGATTACATGAATGACCAGACAGCCCATGGAATCGCTGAAATCATGGCAACTGTCTTCAAGCTTGCAAACGCAGTAATAAGTACGGACATGGTGGATGTGATCGAGAGAGGATTGCAGGACCCGGAACTTGACAAAGCTCTTATCAATCCACCTAAAGTTGGATTTGGTGGTTTACTAAAACAAATGCAGGACGAGGATTTCCAGAAAGGTCTTGGCGTCATGCTGACACTCGTTAAAGCAATTGGAAGGGCCACAGAAGACTAAAATAAATGCATCCCACTTCCAAAGTGGGATAATTTGTTTTTTGACCTTATTTCGACGTAGAAACATGGTTCAATTTTAGTATGAATATTACACCAGAAGGAACATTGTCTTCTAATGTAATCTCACCATATCTTTCAACTATTTTCCTGGCAATATACAGACCAAGACCCGTATTTGCTGATTCGCCATACTTGAAACCTTCTTCAAATACACGTCCTTTGATCCTGTCAGGTATTCCACTACCATTGTCTGCTATCCTTAATTCGCAAAAGTTATCTTTTTCTTGCATAGTGATATTTATTCTGTCAGCCTTCCCATGGACTATTGCATTCTGTATGATGTTGCTGACCACAGAATGAAGACCGGTATCTGCTTTCACAGAACAATTACCAACCACATTGATGGTAACAGGGAACTCCTGTGCAGCCTCCAATATAAGCTGACGGAGGTTAAGGGTACTCAGTCCTTTAAGGGAAGTAAGTGATTCGAATTCTTTCATTTCCTTTATAAGATTCAGGCTATGTTCAACTGCCTTCTGGGACATATCAAGTTCTCGTTCCTCCATCCTTTCTTTAAGGTTGTCTACTGAAAGATAAATGATATTAAGGTCATTAAGAATATCATGGCGAATTATCTTGTTTACAAGTCCAAGTGTTTCCAGCAGGCTTTCCTGTGATTCTTTTTCCTTTACAAGATCGTATTCTTTCATTTTGAGTTCCCTGTAAAGAAGATCATATGGACTCATAAGACCAGTTACAACTATAGCTTTATACACAAGATAGAAAGAAAGTAGTTTGAAATAGTGCCCTATAAGATTGGAAAAACCATATACATCTATGTAAAAAGTAAATGACAGCTCTGAAAATATAGTAAAGATGATAGCAACGGATAGCAGCCTATAAACATTGTAGTTGAATTCTGCTTTATGCCTGTGTAGCATGAAAAGAGAGGCAAGCAAGAACAATGAGATAATATATTCACTCACTATTTTAAACTGTGTAAGGCCACTACCTTCAATAAAACAATCAGGAAAATAACCTGTAAAAATTGATGTGAGAAGAAGAGAAGTCACTACAAAGTATATGGAAAATACCT
This window contains:
- a CDS encoding DUF1641 domain-containing protein, with amino-acid sequence MDNENTPTSIPVGPEDMEAFLDLVRTARIMQDYMNDQTAHGIAEIMATVFKLANAVISTDMVDVIERGLQDPELDKALINPPKVGFGGLLKQMQDEDFQKGLGVMLTLVKAIGRATED
- a CDS encoding sensor histidine kinase gives rise to the protein MGSRYLCERYSETLLVLLILACLYFVSLKSYLLFHSIVEVASVVVISAVFLIAWNSRNYIKNSYLLFLGISFLFVAGIDFLHIISYKGMCIFLGYDANLPTQLWIAARYMQSISLLIAPFMLGRALNVHKVFSIYFVVTSLLLTSIFTGYFPDCFIEGSGLTQFKIVSEYIISLFLLASLFMLHRHKAEFNYNVYRLLSVAIIFTIFSELSFTFYIDVYGFSNLIGHYFKLLSFYLVYKAIVVTGLMSPYDLLYRELKMKEYDLVKEKESQESLLETLGLVNKIIRHDILNDLNIIYLSVDNLKERMEERELDMSQKAVEHSLNLIKEMKEFESLTSLKGLSTLNLRQLILEAAQEFPVTINVVGNCSVKADTGLHSVVSNIIQNAIVHGKADRINITMQEKDNFCELRIADNGSGIPDRIKGRVFEEGFKYGESANTGLGLYIARKIVERYGEITLEDNVPSGVIFILKLNHVSTSK